Proteins from a single region of Palaemon carinicauda isolate YSFRI2023 chromosome 32, ASM3689809v2, whole genome shotgun sequence:
- the LOC137625441 gene encoding protein kinase 4-like, translating to MNFNYKKTTITTTTTTTPKRQPFFKTHSPSKMNFNDNNNNKTQALLQDPLSFKRKFNNNKKQQQQPFIKTHSPSRMNFNNNNNNNKTPTIFQEPLLLKGEFQLKKSITTTTTTPKRQPFFKTHSPSKKNFNNNNNNKTQALLQDPLPFKRKFNNNKKQQQQQPFLKTQSPSRMNFNNNNNNKNTSPSPRPTPLKKEMQQQQKQQQQPFLKTHSLLRMNFNKNKQKHQQQQQQPFLKTHFPSKMNFNNNNNNSNNKTPTLLKTHSLQI from the coding sequence ATGAATTTCAActacaaaaaaacaacaataacaacaacaacaacaacaacaccaaaacgcCAACCATttttcaagacccactccccttcaaaaatgaatttcaacgacaacaacaacaacaaaacacaagcccTTCTCCAAGACCCACTCTCCTTCAAAAggaaattcaacaacaacaaaaaacaacaacaacaacctttcatcaagacccactccccttcaagaatgaatttcaacaacaacaacaacaacaacaaaacgccaaccATTTTTCAAGAACCACTCCTATTAAAAGGTGAATTTCAACtgaaaaaatcaataacaacaacaacaacaacaccaaaacgcCAACCATttttcaagacccactccccttcaaaaaagaatttcaacaacaacaacaacaacaaaacacaagcccTTCTCCAAGACCCACTACCCttcaaaagaaaattcaacaacaacaaaaaacaacaacaacaacaacctttccTCAAGACCCAGTCCCCTTCAAgaatgaatttcaacaacaacaacaacaacaaaaacacaagcccttctccaagacccactccccttaaaaaggaaatgcaacaacaacaaaaacaacaacaacaacctttccTCAAGACCCATTCCCTTTTAAGAATGAATttcaacaaaaacaaacaaaaacatcaacaacaacaacaacaacccttcCTAAAGACCCACTTTCCCTCaaaaatgaatttcaacaacaacaacaacaacagcaacaacaaaacgccaaccctCCTCAAGACCCACTCCCTCCAAAtatga